The Pseudomonas parafulva genome window below encodes:
- a CDS encoding AraC family transcriptional regulator, giving the protein MTTALAALDPTLERQRQELADLILRHAGDPHGPPSAIEQLYLSRYTDNIRSKPGLALPALCVMAQGSKSLFLGDQQYAYDPLHYMVVSVAMPISRVRLDASPQQPVLGLRIDLDAAEISQLIAESGPMLVPNVQSGLGLYVERTDPSLLDALLRLVRLLDTPRDIPMLAPLFRREILYRLLRGPQGHRLYEIALANSQTHRVSQAITWLNQHFHLPLRIEELAREVNLSTSTLHHRFKAVTSMSPLQYQKQLRLQEARRLMINDGLEAAVAGYRVGYESPSQFSREYSRLYGAPPIRDMARLRSGAS; this is encoded by the coding sequence ATGACCACAGCCCTCGCCGCCCTCGATCCGACCCTGGAGCGCCAGCGTCAGGAACTCGCTGACCTGATCCTGCGGCACGCCGGCGACCCTCATGGACCGCCCTCGGCCATCGAGCAGTTGTACCTGTCACGCTACACCGACAACATCCGCTCCAAGCCCGGACTGGCGCTGCCCGCGCTGTGCGTGATGGCCCAGGGCAGCAAGAGCCTGTTCCTGGGTGATCAGCAGTATGCCTACGACCCCCTGCACTACATGGTGGTGTCGGTGGCCATGCCGATCAGTCGGGTGCGCCTGGACGCCAGCCCGCAACAGCCGGTGCTGGGCCTGCGCATTGACCTGGACGCCGCCGAGATCAGTCAGTTGATCGCCGAAAGCGGCCCGATGCTGGTGCCCAACGTGCAGTCCGGGCTCGGGCTGTACGTGGAGCGCACCGACCCGTCGCTGCTCGATGCCCTGCTGCGCTTGGTGCGCCTGCTCGATACCCCGCGTGATATCCCGATGCTTGCACCGTTGTTTCGCCGCGAGATCCTTTATCGTCTGCTGCGCGGCCCGCAGGGGCATCGGCTGTACGAAATCGCCCTGGCCAACAGCCAGACGCACCGGGTGAGCCAGGCGATCACCTGGCTCAACCAGCATTTTCACTTACCGCTGCGCATCGAGGAGTTGGCCCGGGAAGTGAACCTGAGTACCTCGACCTTGCACCATCGGTTCAAGGCCGTGACCTCCATGAGCCCGCTGCAGTATCAAAAGCAACTGCGCCTGCAGGAGGCGCGGCGGCTGATGATCAACGATGGCCTGGAGGCCGCGGTGGCAGGTTACCGAGTGGGCTATGAAAGCCCTTCGCAGTTCAGCCGTGAGTACAGCCGGCTCTACGGCGCACCGCCGATCCGCGACATGGCGCGCTTGCGCTCGGGTGCCAGCTAG
- a CDS encoding NAD(P)-dependent oxidoreductase, translating into MSKIAIIGATGRAGSQLLEEAVRRGHQVVAIARDPSSLQGRPGVTVKALDAKDGDALQAAVSGVDAVLSAAHFSTLEPQAIIGPVKRAGVKRLLVVGGAGSLLLPSGQRVIDSPDFPDAYKAEASAGVRFLDALRQASELDWTFLSPSAEFVEGERSGRYTLGLDHLLIGADGRSWITFADYAIALIDELEKPAHSRQRFTVGY; encoded by the coding sequence ATGAGCAAGATCGCAATCATCGGTGCCACCGGCCGCGCCGGCAGCCAGTTGCTGGAAGAGGCCGTGCGCCGGGGCCATCAGGTGGTCGCCATCGCCCGCGACCCGTCGTCGCTGCAAGGACGTCCAGGCGTCACGGTCAAGGCGCTGGACGCCAAGGACGGTGACGCACTGCAAGCGGCCGTCAGCGGCGTCGATGCGGTGTTGAGTGCCGCGCATTTCTCCACCCTCGAACCCCAGGCAATCATCGGCCCGGTCAAGCGCGCCGGGGTCAAGCGCCTGCTGGTGGTCGGCGGTGCCGGTAGTTTGCTGCTGCCGTCCGGGCAACGGGTGATCGACAGCCCTGACTTTCCGGACGCCTACAAGGCCGAAGCGAGTGCCGGGGTACGCTTTCTCGACGCACTGCGCCAAGCGTCGGAGCTGGACTGGACCTTCCTCTCGCCCTCGGCCGAATTCGTCGAAGGCGAGCGCAGCGGGCGCTACACCTTGGGCCTGGACCATCTGCTGATCGGCGCCGACGGCAGGAGCTGGATCACCTTCGCCGACTATGCCATCGCCCTGATCGACGAGCTGGAGAAGCCGGCCCATTCGCGTCAGCGTTTCACCGTCGGTTACTGA
- a CDS encoding putative quinol monooxygenase — protein MTLQQPVTHLAFIRASRGRSAELGMRLRDLLEPSQRSPGCLAFSVQRSQADADLWLLTGSWQDQQAMSRYFASPTLTLFGDLVQERVVASMDLHTFD, from the coding sequence ATGACCCTGCAGCAACCGGTCACCCACTTGGCTTTCATCCGTGCCAGCCGCGGCCGCTCGGCAGAACTCGGCATGCGCCTGCGCGATCTGCTCGAGCCTTCGCAGCGCAGCCCCGGCTGCCTGGCCTTCAGCGTACAGCGCTCGCAGGCCGATGCCGACCTCTGGCTGCTCACCGGCAGTTGGCAGGACCAGCAGGCCATGAGTCGCTACTTCGCCTCGCCCACACTCACGCTGTTCGGCGACCTGGTGCAGGAGCGGGTGGTGGCAAGCATGGACCTGCACACCTTCGACTGA
- the bglX gene encoding beta-glucosidase BglX codes for MIKLPLLGLAMGLVSHVALAAPSAPPLEDKAAFIDHLIGQMSVEEKIGQLRLISISPEMPREKIREEIAAGRIGGTFNSRTAPENRPMQDAALRSRLKIPMFFAYDTLHGERTIFPISLGLAATWDMDAIAKVGRTSAIEASADALDMTFAPMVDIARDPRWGRTSEGFGEDTYLTSKIGQTLVRALQGKSPAEPDSIMAIVKHFALYGAVEGGRDYNTVDMSLPKMYNDYLPPYRASLDAGAGGVMVALNSINGVPATADTWLMNDLLRKQWGFKGVTISDHGAIQELIRHGVARDGREAAKLAIKAGIDMSMNDTLYGQELPGLLKSGEVTQAELDQAVREVLGAKYDMGLFKDPYVRIGKPDTDLKDYYGEDRLHREAARDVARRSLVLLENRDQTLPLKKAGTIALVGPLADAPIDMMGSWAADGRPEHSVTVREGLRRATEGKAKLVYARGSNISGDKAIVDYLNFLNFAAPEIVDDPRPAAVLIDEAVKAARQSDVVVAVVGESRGMSHESSSRTTLEIPAVQRELIKALKATGKPLVLVLMNGRPLSIAWEREQADAILETWFSGTEGGNAIADVLFGDYNPSGKLAITFPRSVGQIPMYYNHLSIGRPYTPGKPGNYTSQYFEEPNGPLYPFGYGLSYSQFELSDLALSKTALKRGDTLQAEVTVKNTGTFDGETVVQLYVQDVSASMSRPVKELKHFQKVLLKAGEARTLTFAISEDDLKFYNGQLQHVAEPGQFNVQVGLDSQAVQQQSFELL; via the coding sequence ATGATCAAATTGCCGTTGCTGGGCCTGGCCATGGGCCTGGTCAGTCACGTGGCCCTGGCCGCCCCCTCCGCCCCGCCCCTGGAAGACAAGGCGGCCTTCATCGACCACCTGATCGGTCAGATGAGCGTCGAAGAAAAAATCGGCCAGTTGCGCCTGATCAGCATCAGTCCGGAAATGCCGCGCGAGAAAATCCGCGAGGAAATCGCCGCCGGGCGCATCGGCGGCACCTTCAATTCGCGCACCGCCCCGGAAAACCGCCCGATGCAGGACGCGGCGCTGCGCAGCCGGCTGAAGATCCCGATGTTCTTCGCCTACGACACCCTTCACGGCGAACGCACGATCTTCCCGATCAGCCTGGGCCTGGCCGCGACCTGGGACATGGACGCGATCGCCAAGGTCGGCCGCACCTCGGCCATCGAAGCGTCGGCCGACGCCCTGGACATGACCTTCGCGCCGATGGTCGACATTGCCCGCGATCCGCGCTGGGGCCGCACCAGCGAAGGCTTCGGTGAAGACACCTACCTGACCTCGAAGATCGGTCAGACCCTGGTCCGCGCCCTGCAGGGCAAGAGCCCGGCCGAGCCGGACAGCATCATGGCCATCGTCAAGCACTTCGCCCTGTATGGCGCCGTGGAAGGCGGGCGCGACTACAACACGGTCGATATGAGCCTGCCGAAAATGTACAACGACTACCTGCCGCCGTACCGCGCCAGCCTCGACGCCGGTGCAGGCGGGGTGATGGTGGCGCTGAACTCGATCAACGGCGTGCCGGCCACTGCCGACACTTGGCTGATGAACGACCTGCTGCGCAAGCAGTGGGGCTTCAAGGGCGTGACCATCAGCGACCATGGCGCGATCCAGGAATTGATCCGCCACGGCGTGGCCCGTGACGGCCGAGAGGCGGCCAAGCTGGCGATCAAGGCCGGCATCGACATGAGCATGAACGACACGCTCTACGGCCAGGAATTGCCGGGTCTGTTGAAGTCCGGCGAAGTCACCCAGGCCGAGCTCGACCAGGCCGTGCGCGAGGTGCTCGGCGCCAAGTACGACATGGGTCTGTTCAAGGATCCCTACGTGCGCATCGGCAAACCCGACACCGACCTCAAGGACTACTACGGCGAAGACCGTCTGCACCGCGAGGCCGCCCGCGACGTGGCTCGACGCAGCCTGGTGCTGCTGGAGAACCGCGATCAGACCCTGCCGCTGAAGAAGGCGGGCACCATCGCCCTGGTCGGCCCGCTGGCCGACGCCCCCATCGACATGATGGGCAGTTGGGCCGCCGACGGCCGGCCCGAACACTCGGTGACCGTGCGCGAAGGCCTGCGCCGTGCCACCGAGGGCAAGGCCAAGCTGGTGTATGCCCGCGGTTCGAACATCAGCGGCGACAAGGCCATCGTCGACTACCTGAACTTCCTCAACTTCGCCGCCCCGGAAATCGTCGACGACCCGCGTCCGGCCGCCGTGCTGATCGACGAAGCGGTCAAAGCCGCGCGTCAGTCCGATGTCGTGGTGGCCGTGGTCGGCGAGTCGCGTGGCATGTCCCACGAGTCCTCCAGCCGCACCACCCTGGAAATCCCGGCCGTGCAGCGCGAGCTGATCAAGGCCCTGAAAGCCACCGGCAAGCCGCTGGTGCTGGTGCTGATGAACGGCCGTCCGCTGTCCATCGCCTGGGAGCGCGAGCAGGCCGACGCCATCCTGGAGACCTGGTTCAGCGGCACCGAGGGCGGCAATGCGATCGCCGATGTGCTGTTCGGCGACTACAACCCGTCGGGCAAGCTGGCGATCACCTTCCCGCGCTCGGTCGGGCAGATCCCGATGTACTACAACCACCTGAGCATCGGTCGCCCCTACACCCCGGGTAAACCCGGCAACTACACCTCGCAGTATTTCGAGGAGCCCAACGGGCCGCTGTATCCGTTCGGCTACGGTTTGAGCTACAGCCAGTTCGAGCTGTCGGACCTGGCCCTGTCCAAGACGGCCCTCAAGCGCGGCGACACCCTGCAGGCGGAGGTGACGGTGAAGAACACCGGCACGTTCGACGGCGAGACCGTGGTGCAGCTCTATGTCCAGGACGTCAGCGCGTCCATGAGCCGCCCAGTCAAGGAGTTGAAGCACTTCCAGAAGGTGCTGCTCAAGGCCGGCGAAGCGCGCACCCTGACCTTCGCCATCAGCGAGGACGACCTGAAGTTCTACAACGGCCAGTTGCAGCATGTCGCCGAGCCGGGACAGTTCAACGTCCAGGTGGGACTGGACTCGCAAGCGGTGCAGCAGCAGAGCTTCGAGCTGCTGTAG
- a CDS encoding MBL fold metallo-hydrolase: MSVLSFLRALLLACAALTGYAQAGPALQLDVYNPGHDGLFPVSSVIVSGAHDAVLIDAQFGKSQAEQVVQRLRASGKRLTTIYISHGDPDYYFGLDTLTRAFPKAKVVASAATVAHIRQTREAKLAYWGPQMGNDKPAKLIVPHVLQGDRLELEGQTLQVMGLDGPQPDRSFVWIPSIKAVVGGVVVSEGIHVWMADTQSAQSHTDWLATLAHIEHLAPRTVIPGHYLGQGSRSLEAVRFTADYIRAFDSETAKATDAATLITAMKQRYPNLADESSLELSAKVAKGEMKW, encoded by the coding sequence ATGTCCGTTCTTTCCTTCCTCCGCGCCCTGCTGTTGGCCTGCGCCGCCTTGACTGGGTACGCCCAGGCCGGACCAGCCCTGCAACTGGACGTCTATAACCCCGGCCACGATGGACTGTTTCCGGTCAGCTCGGTGATCGTCAGCGGTGCACACGACGCGGTGCTGATCGACGCCCAATTCGGCAAGTCGCAGGCCGAGCAGGTGGTGCAGCGACTGCGCGCCAGCGGTAAGCGCCTGACCACCATCTACATCAGCCATGGCGATCCGGACTACTACTTCGGTCTCGACACCCTGACGCGCGCCTTCCCCAAGGCCAAGGTGGTAGCCTCCGCCGCTACCGTTGCGCACATCCGCCAGACCCGAGAAGCCAAGCTCGCTTACTGGGGTCCGCAGATGGGCAACGACAAGCCTGCGAAACTGATCGTGCCGCACGTGCTGCAAGGCGATCGCCTGGAACTGGAAGGTCAGACCTTGCAAGTGATGGGCCTGGATGGGCCGCAGCCGGACCGCAGTTTCGTGTGGATTCCTTCGATCAAAGCGGTGGTCGGCGGTGTGGTGGTGTCCGAGGGCATCCATGTATGGATGGCCGACACCCAGTCAGCCCAATCCCACACCGACTGGCTGGCGACCCTGGCGCACATCGAGCACCTGGCGCCGCGTACGGTGATCCCTGGCCATTACCTGGGACAGGGCAGTCGCTCGCTGGAGGCCGTGCGCTTCACGGCCGATTACATCCGCGCCTTCGACAGCGAAACCGCCAAGGCTACCGATGCGGCGACGCTGATCACAGCCATGAAGCAGCGCTATCCGAACCTGGCCGATGAAAGCTCGCTCGAGCTCAGCGCCAAGGTCGCGAAAGGTGAAATGAAGTGGTAA
- a CDS encoding flavin reductase family protein yields the protein MYYYEPALGHGLPHDPFNAIVGPRPIGWISSHDRDGRLNLAPYSFFNAFNYIPPIIGFCSVGRKDSLNNIEQTGEFVWNLATRPLAEQMNQSCAAVAADVDEFDLSGLTPAASKVVSVPRVGESPVNFECKVTQIVQLKRADQALVPSWLILGEVVAVHIAEHLLKDGLYDTAAAEPILRGGGPADYFELGKLFQMRRPQA from the coding sequence ATGTACTACTACGAACCCGCCCTAGGCCACGGCCTGCCCCATGACCCCTTCAACGCCATCGTCGGTCCCCGCCCCATCGGCTGGATCTCCTCCCATGATCGCGACGGCCGCCTGAACCTGGCGCCTTACAGTTTCTTCAATGCCTTCAACTACATCCCACCGATCATCGGCTTCTGCAGCGTCGGTCGCAAAGACAGCCTGAACAACATCGAACAGACCGGCGAGTTCGTCTGGAACCTGGCCACCCGCCCTTTGGCCGAGCAGATGAACCAGAGCTGTGCGGCGGTCGCGGCCGATGTCGATGAGTTCGACCTGAGCGGCCTGACGCCCGCCGCCTCGAAGGTGGTGAGCGTGCCGCGTGTGGGCGAAAGCCCGGTGAACTTCGAGTGCAAGGTCACGCAGATCGTGCAGCTCAAGCGCGCCGATCAGGCGCTGGTGCCCAGTTGGTTGATCCTGGGCGAAGTGGTCGCCGTGCACATCGCCGAGCACCTGCTCAAGGACGGTCTCTATGACACCGCTGCCGCCGAGCCTATCCTGCGTGGCGGCGGCCCGGCGGACTACTTCGAACTGGGCAAGCTGTTCCAGATGCGTCGCCCACAGGCCTGA
- a CDS encoding sensor histidine kinase: MPSPLRALRLGLIILLILIGTALSASWAMQHAKRQAMQADARRASEQLTLYANGLHTLIERYRALPAVLALDPQLIDALRGPVGESLQRVLNHKLERINGAANSSTLELLDHTGLAVAASNWRLPTTYVGSNYGFRPYFKQTRVQGRGSFYAVGVTSGVPGYFLSNAVTDEQGRFLGAMVVKLEFPELEREWRQGNDDVLLVSDARGITFIANQNGWRYRELLPLSDDDRAELAQTRQYDKQPLIPLQHQLLSRFDERSTLRRVKGPEGSADYLWESLPLTTEGWTLHLLRKPQVSEDARNAALLGAAVWLSLAFAVLFVSQRLRIARLRQRSREELTRLVEARTRELRTAQEGLVQSAKLAALGQMSAALAHEINQPLTTQRMQLETLRLLLDHGRIEQARQALEPLEHMLTRMAALTGHLKTFARNSPGGLRERLDLAGVVDQALELMDTRLRSEQVEVALYLARPAWVRGDAIRLEQVLINLLRNALDAMLDKPYKRLEIRIEAGDGQWRLSVLDSGGGIAQADLAKVFDPFFTTKPVGEGLGLGLAISYGIVHEAGGQLQVDNLPGGARFTLTLPRDLEPAC, encoded by the coding sequence ATGCCCTCACCCCTGCGCGCCCTACGTCTGGGCCTGATCATCCTGCTGATCCTGATCGGCACCGCCCTGAGCGCCAGTTGGGCCATGCAGCACGCCAAGCGCCAGGCGATGCAGGCCGATGCACGACGGGCCAGCGAACAATTGACGCTCTACGCCAATGGCCTGCACACGCTGATCGAACGCTACCGCGCCCTGCCCGCAGTGCTGGCGCTCGACCCGCAGTTGATCGACGCGCTGCGCGGCCCGGTCGGCGAATCCCTGCAGCGCGTGCTCAACCACAAGCTCGAACGCATCAACGGCGCGGCCAATTCCTCCACCCTGGAGCTGCTGGACCATACCGGACTGGCGGTGGCCGCCAGCAACTGGCGCCTGCCGACCACCTACGTCGGCTCCAACTACGGCTTTCGCCCTTACTTCAAGCAGACCCGCGTGCAGGGGCGCGGCAGCTTCTATGCCGTCGGCGTGACCAGTGGCGTGCCCGGCTACTTCCTCTCCAACGCCGTGACCGACGAACAGGGGCGCTTCCTCGGCGCGATGGTGGTCAAGCTCGAATTTCCCGAGCTGGAACGCGAATGGCGGCAAGGCAATGACGACGTGCTGCTGGTCAGCGACGCGCGCGGGATCACCTTCATCGCTAACCAGAATGGCTGGCGCTACCGCGAGCTGCTGCCGTTGAGCGACGACGACCGCGCCGAACTGGCCCAGACCCGCCAGTACGACAAGCAACCGCTGATACCGCTGCAGCATCAGTTGCTCAGCCGCTTCGACGAGCGCAGCACGCTGCGCCGGGTGAAGGGGCCGGAGGGCAGCGCCGACTACCTCTGGGAAAGCCTGCCGCTGACCACCGAGGGCTGGACCCTGCACCTGCTGCGCAAGCCCCAGGTGAGCGAGGACGCCCGCAACGCCGCCTTGCTCGGCGCGGCGGTGTGGTTGAGCCTGGCCTTTGCCGTGCTGTTCGTCAGCCAGCGCCTGCGCATCGCCCGCCTGCGCCAACGCAGCCGCGAGGAGCTGACGCGTCTGGTGGAAGCCCGCACCCGCGAGCTGCGCACCGCCCAGGAAGGTCTGGTGCAGTCGGCCAAACTGGCCGCGCTGGGGCAGATGTCGGCGGCCCTGGCCCATGAAATCAACCAGCCACTGACCACCCAGCGCATGCAACTGGAGACCCTGCGCCTGCTGCTCGACCACGGTCGCATCGAACAGGCGCGCCAGGCACTGGAGCCGCTGGAACACATGCTCACGCGCATGGCCGCGCTCACCGGCCACTTGAAGACCTTCGCCCGCAACAGCCCCGGCGGGCTGCGCGAACGGCTGGACCTGGCCGGAGTGGTCGACCAGGCGCTGGAACTCATGGACACGCGTCTACGCAGCGAGCAGGTCGAGGTGGCGCTGTATCTGGCGCGCCCGGCCTGGGTGCGCGGCGATGCAATCCGTCTGGAGCAGGTGTTGATCAACCTGCTGCGCAACGCCCTCGACGCCATGCTCGACAAGCCTTACAAGCGCCTGGAAATCCGCATCGAAGCCGGCGACGGGCAGTGGCGCCTGAGCGTGCTCGACTCCGGCGGCGGCATCGCCCAGGCCGATCTAGCCAAGGTTTTCGACCCGTTCTTCACCACCAAGCCCGTGGGCGAAGGCCTGGGCTTGGGCCTGGCGATTTCCTATGGCATCGTCCATGAGGCGGGCGGTCAGTTGCAGGTCGACAATCTGCCTGGCGGCGCCCGCTTCACCCTGACCCTGCCCCGCGACCTGGAGCCTGCATGTTGA
- a CDS encoding MFS transporter: MDNATTLPTGAATAPAAEKTTASRLKSIFSGSIGNMVEWYDWYVYAAFSLYFAKAFFPAGDTTAQLLNTAAIFAVGFLMRPIGGWLMGLYADRKGRKAALMASVLLMCAGSLVIALTPGYETIGVAAPVLLVIARLMQGLSVGGEYGTSATYLSEMASKERRGFFSSFQYVTLISGQLIALAVLIILQNTLTTEQLYAWGWRVPFVIGALCAVVALYLRRGMEETASFTKKEKSKESLMRTLMRHPKELLTVVGLTMGGTLAFYTYTTYMQKYLVNTVGMSISDSTTISAATLFLFMCLQPIIGGLSDKIGRRPILIAFGVLGTLFTVPILSTLHTIQSWWGAFFLIMAALIIVSGYTSINAVVKAELFPTEIRALGVGLPYALTVSIFGGTAEYVALWFKSIGMETGFYWYVTGCIACSLLVYATMKDTKQHSRITTD, encoded by the coding sequence ATGGATAACGCCACCACCCTGCCCACTGGGGCGGCCACTGCGCCCGCTGCCGAAAAGACCACTGCCAGTCGACTGAAATCGATCTTCAGCGGATCGATCGGCAACATGGTCGAATGGTACGACTGGTACGTCTACGCCGCCTTCTCGCTGTACTTCGCCAAGGCCTTCTTCCCGGCTGGCGACACCACCGCACAATTGCTCAATACCGCCGCCATCTTCGCCGTGGGCTTCCTCATGCGTCCGATCGGCGGTTGGCTGATGGGCCTGTACGCCGACCGCAAGGGCCGCAAGGCGGCGCTGATGGCCTCGGTCCTGCTGATGTGCGCCGGCTCGCTGGTCATTGCCTTGACTCCGGGCTATGAAACCATCGGCGTCGCAGCGCCCGTGCTGCTGGTCATCGCGCGCCTGATGCAGGGGTTGTCGGTCGGCGGCGAATACGGCACTTCCGCCACCTACCTCAGCGAGATGGCCAGCAAGGAGCGTCGCGGCTTCTTCTCCAGCTTCCAGTACGTGACCTTGATTTCCGGCCAGCTGATCGCCCTGGCGGTGCTGATCATCCTGCAGAACACCCTGACCACCGAGCAGCTGTACGCCTGGGGCTGGCGCGTACCGTTCGTGATCGGCGCGCTGTGTGCAGTGGTGGCGCTGTACCTGCGCCGCGGCATGGAAGAGACCGCCTCCTTCACCAAGAAGGAGAAATCCAAGGAAAGCCTGATGCGCACCCTGATGCGCCATCCCAAGGAACTGCTGACCGTGGTCGGCCTGACCATGGGCGGCACCCTGGCCTTCTACACCTACACCACCTACATGCAGAAGTACCTGGTCAACACGGTCGGCATGAGCATCAGCGACTCGACCACCATCTCGGCCGCGACGCTGTTCCTGTTCATGTGCCTGCAACCGATCATCGGCGGGTTGTCCGACAAGATCGGTCGACGTCCGATCCTGATCGCCTTCGGCGTGCTCGGTACGCTGTTCACCGTGCCGATCCTCAGCACCCTGCACACCATCCAGAGCTGGTGGGGCGCGTTTTTCCTGATCATGGCGGCACTGATCATCGTCAGCGGCTATACCTCGATCAACGCGGTGGTCAAGGCCGAGCTGTTCCCCACCGAGATTCGCGCCCTGGGCGTGGGCCTGCCGTATGCACTGACCGTGTCGATCTTCGGCGGCACGGCCGAGTACGTGGCGCTGTGGTTCAAGAGCATCGGCATGGAGACCGGCTTCTACTGGTACGTCACCGGCTGCATCGCGTGCTCGCTGCTGGTCTACGCGACCATGAAGGACACCAAGCAGCACTCGCGCATCACCACTGACTGA
- a CDS encoding sigma-54-dependent transcriptional regulator codes for MLNSVIVVDDEASIRTAVEQWLSLSGFSVQLFARAEECLAQLPPHFPGVVISDVRMPGMDGLQLLERLHALDAELPVILLTGHGDVPMAVDAMRNGAYDFLEKPFTPQHLLGSLRRALEKRQLVLANRALHHQADLKERLQGTLLGMSQGLQQLRRQVLELAALPVNVLIRGDTGSGKERVARCLHDFGPRAEKPFVALNCAAIPEALFEAELFGHESGAFTGAQGKRIGKLEYANGGTLFLDEIESMPLAQQAKLLRVIQEHTLERLGGNQSIRVDLRIIAATKPDLLEEARAGRFREDLAYRLNVAELRLAPLRERREDIPLLFEHFVRTAAERLGRSAPPLSGAMLAQLLAREWPGNVRELANAAERHALGLDSTPVEPAPGAHSLSEQMEAFEAQCLRAALRQHGGEIKAVMEALQLPRRTLNEKMQRHGLTREDFLDPQ; via the coding sequence ATGTTGAATTCAGTGATCGTCGTCGACGACGAAGCGAGCATCCGCACGGCGGTCGAGCAGTGGCTGAGCTTGTCCGGCTTCAGCGTGCAACTGTTCGCCCGAGCCGAAGAGTGCCTGGCGCAACTGCCCCCTCACTTTCCCGGGGTGGTCATCAGCGATGTGCGCATGCCGGGCATGGATGGCCTGCAGTTGCTCGAACGCTTGCACGCACTGGACGCCGAACTGCCGGTGATCCTGCTCACCGGCCACGGCGACGTGCCCATGGCGGTGGACGCCATGCGCAACGGCGCCTACGACTTCCTGGAAAAGCCCTTCACACCGCAGCACCTGCTGGGCAGCTTGCGCCGGGCGCTGGAGAAACGCCAATTGGTGCTGGCCAACCGCGCATTGCACCACCAGGCCGATTTGAAGGAACGCCTGCAAGGCACCTTGCTCGGCATGTCGCAAGGCTTGCAGCAGTTGCGCCGCCAGGTGCTGGAGTTGGCCGCGCTGCCGGTCAACGTGCTGATTCGCGGCGACACCGGCAGTGGCAAGGAACGCGTGGCGCGCTGCCTGCATGACTTCGGTCCACGGGCAGAAAAGCCCTTCGTGGCACTGAACTGCGCCGCCATCCCCGAAGCGCTGTTCGAAGCCGAACTGTTCGGCCACGAGAGCGGTGCGTTCACCGGCGCCCAGGGCAAGCGCATCGGCAAGCTGGAATATGCCAATGGCGGCACGCTGTTTCTCGATGAAATCGAAAGCATGCCGCTGGCCCAGCAGGCCAAGCTGCTGCGGGTGATTCAGGAGCACACACTGGAACGCCTGGGTGGCAATCAGAGCATCCGCGTCGACCTGCGGATCATTGCCGCGACCAAACCCGATCTGCTCGAAGAGGCCCGCGCCGGGCGCTTTCGCGAAGACCTGGCCTATCGCCTGAACGTCGCCGAGCTGCGGCTGGCGCCCTTGCGCGAACGGCGCGAGGACATCCCCCTGCTGTTCGAGCACTTCGTGCGCACCGCCGCCGAGCGTCTGGGCCGCAGTGCCCCGCCGCTGTCTGGCGCGATGCTGGCGCAGTTGCTGGCGCGCGAATGGCCGGGCAACGTGCGGGAACTGGCCAATGCCGCCGAACGCCATGCCCTGGGTCTGGACTCGACACCGGTCGAACCTGCGCCGGGCGCGCACTCGCTCAGCGAGCAAATGGAGGCCTTCGAGGCACAGTGCCTGCGCGCGGCGTTGCGTCAGCATGGGGGGGAAATCAAGGCGGTGATGGAAGCATTGCAGCTACCGCGACGCACGCTCAACGAGAAAATGCAGCGTCATGGCCTGACCCGTGAGGATTTTCTCGATCCTCAATGA